One genomic window of Penaeus monodon isolate SGIC_2016 unplaced genomic scaffold, NSTDA_Pmon_1 PmonScaffold_5031, whole genome shotgun sequence includes the following:
- the LOC119571076 gene encoding uncharacterized protein LOC119571076 — protein MVAQSSVTELNNFHETCTIGDGQAVALRRRFWQRWKVCARNSPAPQRNSTSSERWLTSSIGLSQLSSDSNAETTESRKPEGSKSKKFNIDNKGFPVDASLLHAALQELEALAEDSPNEGTAGISTRGYDALYLHDVTYPDGSEVGPGTEFVKTWRVANTGVEPWNEKTTLCKWSQVRFRGSSCWLEAEAVLKEVVCPPLEPGQEGDISITFTAPSEPGWYATHGGSASEVVFLGTRCGVLFTWQTEMCVRNWSQFRVKMLQ, from the exons ATGGTGGCTCAGTCTTCAGTTACTGAGTTGAACA ATTTTCATGAGACTTGTACTATTGGAG ATGGACAAGCAGTCGCACTCAGGAGAAGGTTTTGGCAAAGATGGAAGGTCTGCGCAAGAAACAGTCCTGCTCCCCAGAGGAACTCAACAAGCTCAGAAAGATGGTTGACAAGCAGCATAGGGTTATCACAGCTGAGCAGCGACAGCAACGCAGAAACGACCGAAAGCAGGAAACCAGAAGGCAGCAAATCAAAGAAATTCAATATCGACAATAAG GGATTCCCTGTAGATGCATCACTGTTGCATGCTGCCCTACAGGAGCTGGAAGCCTTGGCTGAAGACTCGCCCAACGAGGGCACAGCTGGCATCAGCACAAGGGGTTACGATGCCCTCTATCTCCATGACGTGACCTATCCTGATGGCTCCGAGGTGGGTCCTGGAACAGAGTTTGTCAAGACGTGGAGGGTTGCTAATACTGGTGTGGAGCCTTGGAATGAGAAG ACAACATTGTGCAAGTGGAGCCAAGTGCGTTTCCGTGGCTCTTCCTGCTGGCTGGAAGCTGAAGCCGTCCTCAAAGAGGTGGTGTGCCCTCCCCTGGAACCTGGCCAGGAAGGTGACATATCCATCACCTTCACAGCACCAa GTGAGCCCGGCTGGTATGCCACTCATGGAGGTTCTGCCAGCGAGGTCGTGTTTTTGGGAACCAGATGTGGTGTGCTATTTACGTGGCAGACCGAAATGTGCGTGAGAAACTGGAGCCAGTTCAGGGTGAAGATGTTGCAGTAA